From the genome of Colwellia psychrerythraea 34H, one region includes:
- a CDS encoding molybdopterin-dependent oxidoreductase, giving the protein MADNKTHLVQQSRRQFLRKASMLALGASPLLSLAATDNNEGVSLAGGMRPLVKYPGKRDLILVHSRPPHLETPFSVFNESLITPNDAFYVRYHLANFPTEIDLKKYKLNINGAVNKTLQLSLQELKSMAEPVDVVAVNQCSGNSRGYSSPRVFGAQLSNGAMGNARWTGIPLRTVLEKAGVSPEAMYVTFNGLDKPVLPTTPDFIKALNIEHALSPEPLLAWGMNGEDLPFLNGYPLKLIVPGYFGTYWVKHLSEITVLDTEFTGQDSYFMNTAYQLPDNDCLCVTPGSTAEKNRPISTLPVRSFITNISADDTLSSAKPIELEGIAFDDGSGIKNVDISIDGGLTWLTSTLGESLGRFSFLPWKLTVSFAQKGKATVMVRASNNNGEVQPLRASWNHGGYRRHAIESVAINVI; this is encoded by the coding sequence ATGGCTGATAATAAAACCCATCTTGTACAACAATCTCGTCGTCAATTTTTACGCAAAGCAAGCATGTTAGCTCTAGGAGCGTCTCCATTACTTAGCTTAGCGGCAACCGACAATAATGAAGGCGTTAGCCTTGCCGGAGGCATGAGACCTTTAGTTAAATACCCGGGAAAACGGGATTTGATCTTGGTTCACAGCAGGCCGCCCCATTTAGAAACACCTTTTTCTGTCTTTAATGAAAGCCTTATTACCCCAAATGACGCATTTTACGTTCGTTATCATCTTGCAAACTTTCCTACCGAAATAGACTTAAAAAAATATAAACTTAACATTAACGGCGCGGTTAACAAAACACTCCAGCTTAGCCTTCAAGAACTCAAGTCAATGGCAGAGCCTGTTGATGTTGTTGCAGTTAACCAATGTTCAGGAAACAGCCGAGGTTATTCATCACCACGTGTTTTTGGTGCTCAACTAAGTAATGGTGCCATGGGAAATGCACGCTGGACCGGTATCCCTCTTAGAACAGTGTTGGAAAAAGCAGGTGTATCACCTGAAGCAATGTACGTTACTTTTAATGGTCTTGATAAGCCCGTATTACCCACCACTCCTGACTTTATAAAAGCACTAAATATTGAACATGCTCTTAGCCCAGAACCATTACTTGCATGGGGAATGAATGGTGAAGACCTGCCATTTTTAAACGGTTACCCTTTGAAGCTAATTGTTCCAGGCTATTTCGGTACGTATTGGGTTAAACATTTATCTGAAATCACGGTATTAGATACTGAATTCACCGGTCAAGATTCCTATTTCATGAATACCGCTTATCAACTGCCCGACAACGACTGTCTATGTGTTACGCCAGGCAGTACTGCTGAGAAAAACCGTCCGATTTCAACACTGCCAGTTCGGAGTTTTATTACTAATATTTCTGCTGACGATACCCTCTCTTCAGCTAAGCCAATTGAACTTGAAGGCATTGCCTTTGACGATGGCTCTGGCATAAAAAATGTCGATATATCAATCGATGGCGGTTTAACTTGGCTAACCAGTACCTTAGGTGAAAGCCTGGGACGTTTCTCCTTTCTTCCTTGGAAACTTACCGTAAGTTTTGCACAAAAAGGAAAGGCAACTGTCATGGTACGAGCCAGTAACAACAATGGTGAAGTGCAACCACTTAGAGCAAGCTGGAATCATGGTGGCTATAGACGTCATGCCATTGAATCAGTCGCCATTAACGTTATATAG
- a CDS encoding c-type cytochrome, which yields MSNNKSLTTLLSSSFIGSLLTIVVLAGISPPVSQAYAAVETTIKKITLPASTITLPKSTLPGYNLALQKCTICHSVDYIHHQPPGMDQKAWTSAVLKMQHSYGAPLSESDINSIGAYLSVVYGSAKADDPTIISASQSPISTPASGEALDVQVLLTSNGCSGCHDINKTIVGPAFKAIAKKYKSDTGAISKLVVSIRNGGTGKWGNMAMPPMNVNEKQAQALAEFILQQ from the coding sequence ATGTCTAACAACAAATCACTTACTACTTTATTGAGTTCTAGTTTTATTGGCTCCTTGTTAACCATTGTCGTTCTTGCAGGTATATCACCGCCTGTTAGTCAGGCATACGCAGCAGTTGAGACTACGATAAAAAAGATAACGCTGCCAGCAAGTACAATTACTCTACCCAAATCAACATTGCCAGGCTATAACCTAGCCCTGCAAAAATGTACTATTTGCCACTCCGTTGATTACATACATCATCAACCTCCTGGCATGGATCAAAAAGCATGGACAAGTGCGGTACTAAAAATGCAACACTCTTATGGAGCACCGCTAAGTGAAAGCGATATTAACAGTATTGGCGCTTATCTATCGGTTGTATATGGTTCAGCCAAAGCTGATGATCCAACAATTATTAGTGCTTCTCAATCGCCCATTAGTACGCCAGCCTCTGGTGAAGCACTCGATGTACAAGTATTGCTAACTAGCAATGGATGTTCGGGCTGTCATGATATAAATAAGACCATTGTTGGTCCTGCATTTAAGGCTATTGCCAAAAAGTATAAGAGCGATACTGGTGCTATTAGTAAGTTAGTCGTCTCTATTCGAAACGGCGGCACTGGAAAATGGGGAAATATGGCTATGCCGCCAATGAATGTTAACGAAAAACAAGCGCAGGCATTAGCAGAATTTATACTCCAACA